The nucleotide sequence AATCAAGGTCATCCTGACTTTCGCTAGCGGATACAACCGTAAATTGATGCTCGTATTTGTTCATGAAATAACGAGCTTCATTCGCACGTAAACCAGCCAGCGCTTCTGCTACAGGTGAAGACTCTAAACCTACCGTAGATACATTTTTGAAATCAACGATATACGTCATTTCCATCCCTCATTTCTTCTCATTATTTACTATAAAACGGACACTGATCTTCGTTATCTATCAAGTATTATACCAAAAATGATTCAATATAAACGTTCAGAAATCACTTGCTTTAAATATGTGATATCATATCCATATATTCAAAAGTTCAGATATTGAGGAGCATGGGATATGTATCAAAATCAAAATATACAACAGTTTAAAGCTGACTTTTTTAAAGCGTTAGCTCACCCCATGAGAATTCGAATACTTGAAGTTCTAAGCGAAGGCGATCGGAACGTTAACGAATTACAAAACATCCTAGGTTCCGAAGGTTCCGCCGTTTCTCAGCAGCTGTCAGTACTGCGGAATAAAAACGTGGTGAGTGGCATAAAAGATGGAACATCAGTGATTTATTCATTAAGAGATCCACTGATTAAAGAATTACTCGCTGTTGCGAAGCAAATATTCGATAATCATCTCGTCGACGCTATTTCACTGCTAGAGGTCATTCGAAATGAGCAATAACGAACAAAACAAGGGCATCCCTGAGCAATCTCAAGGTGCACCTTGTTTTTTTTGTTTAATCATGCATTTTCGGGGACACAACTTCAATTATTACGTTTGACTTCATCAGCTTTCGGGAGTACATTTCTTATATATTCAAATAATCAAATATATAATAATAGAAGGTGCCTTGATGAAGTGGATGGGAAGATATCAACAATATGATGCAGCCGCATTTCGTAAAGATCTCATTGCAGGGCTACTAGTTGGAATTATCGCCATTCCATTAGGGATGGCGTTTGCTATTGCCTCCGGAGTGAAGCCTGAGTACGGCATCTATACGACCATTATTGCTGGTATATTAATTTCTCTGCTCGGAGGCTCCAGATTTCAAATTGGTGGCCCGACCGGTGCCTTTATCCCCATTCTGTTCGCAATCGTCTTACAATATGGGTACGAAAATTTATTGATTGCCGGGTTTTTAGCAGGTATTATTCTTGTTTTCATGGGAGTATTTAAGCTTGGCGCATTGATTAAATTTATCCCACGTCCTGTAACGATCGGGTTTACAGCCGGGATCGCCGTCATCATTTTCAGCGGGCAAATCGCAAATTTTTTAGGCCTTAGTCATATTAAGAAACACGAAAATTTAGTTCC is from Candidatus Cohnella colombiensis and encodes:
- a CDS encoding metalloregulator ArsR/SmtB family transcription factor — protein: MYQNQNIQQFKADFFKALAHPMRIRILEVLSEGDRNVNELQNILGSEGSAVSQQLSVLRNKNVVSGIKDGTSVIYSLRDPLIKELLAVAKQIFDNHLVDAISLLEVIRNEQ